GCAAATAATCCCAGGTCTTATACTGGGCAATATTTACAGCAGGTGTTACAACAGTATCCACCACAAGCAATTACTATGAAAAATAAATAGAGATTAATAAATATTTGAAAGGAGAACTGAATGAATGACCAGGAGTTAGAAGTTCTCCTGAACGACCTGGAATCAGACCGAGTTGAACGGAAAGCTTCGATTTCTGATAAAGGCAAGCTTTGTGAGGCAATTTGTGCATTTGCCAACGACTTGCCTAACCACCAAAAACCAGGAGTTCTGTTTATTGGGGTTCATGATCATGGCACTTGTGCAAACCTCACTATAGACGATAGGCTTTTGCTTACACTTTCAGCTATGCGGTCTGATGGTAACATTTTGCCTTTTCCGACAATGGTTGTTCAAAAGCGCATTATAGGTGGTTGTGAACTAGCTGTAGTAATTGTAGAACCATCGGATGCTCCTCCTGTGCGCTTCAATGGACGTGTATGGATTAGAGTTGGCCCCCGCAAAGCAACTGCAACAGCAGAAGAAGAACGTCGTTTAGCTGAAAAGCGACGGGCGAAAGATTTGCCTTTTGATATTCGTCCTCTCCCATCTGCTAGCTTGGATGACTTAGACTTAGATATTTTCCGCCGAGTTTATCTACCCTCATCTTTAGCTGTTGAAGTCCTTGAAGAAAATCAACGCACTGTTGAACAACAACTTACATCAGTGCGCTTTGCAACAGTTGAACCACAACCGAAGCCGACTATCCTCGGTGTGCTAGTAGTGGGTAACGACCCCAGACAATTCGTACCCTGTGCTTATGTGCAATTTCTTCGCATTGAAGGCACCGAATTAACAGACCCAATTAAAGACCAAAAAGAAATTGGCGGCCCGCTTCCAGATTTGCTACGGATATTAGATGAAACTTTTCAAGTTCATATCTCAGTTGCTACAAATATCACTGCTCAACCGATTGAAATTCGCCAGCCTGATTACCCAATAGTCGCCTTACAACAAATAGGAAGAAATGCGATTTTGCACCGGATTTATGAAGGAACAAATGCACCAGTAAGAATTACTTGGTTTAGCGATCGCATTGAAATTCAAAATCCCGGCGGCCCTTTCGGTCAAGTAAATCGGCAAAACTTTGGACAACCAGGAATCACAGACTATCGCAATCCTCACCTTGCCGAAGCTATGAAAAATCTGGGTTATGTTCAACGATTTGGACTAGGAATTCAACTTGCTCGTCAGCAACTTCAAAACAATGGTAATCCACCTCTAGAATTTACTGTGGAAGATGCCCATGTGTTGGTCACTCTTAAGAGAAAACCATGACTACAAAGATTATTGCTTTCTTCAATAACAAAGGAGGAGTTGGTAAAACCTCCTTAGTTTATCATTTAGCATGGATGTATCAAGATTTAGGGTTGCGAGTAGTTGCAGCTGATCTAGATCCCCAGGCTAACCTTACTGCTGCATTCTTAGATGAAGAACGTTTAGAACAAATTTGGTGGGAGAATAGTCAACCAATCACTATTTTTGATTGTATTCAACCCTTATTAAAAGGTGTTGGTGATATTGATAATCCACATTTGGAATATGTTCAAGAAACTCAGCCCTCACAGCAATTATCCTTTTTTGAATCAGGCTCATTAGCTCTTTTAGTAGGAGATTTAGCACTTTCTGGATTTGAAGATGAACTTTCAGCACAGTGGCCTAATTGTCTTGGTGGAGGTGGTCAAGAACGAGCCTTACGGGTAATTTCTGCATTTTGGAGAATTTTGCAACAAACAGCTATTAATCATAAAGCAAACATAATATTGATGGATTT
Above is a window of Nostoc sp. UHCC 0702 DNA encoding:
- a CDS encoding putative DNA binding domain-containing protein, coding for MNDQELEVLLNDLESDRVERKASISDKGKLCEAICAFANDLPNHQKPGVLFIGVHDHGTCANLTIDDRLLLTLSAMRSDGNILPFPTMVVQKRIIGGCELAVVIVEPSDAPPVRFNGRVWIRVGPRKATATAEEERRLAEKRRAKDLPFDIRPLPSASLDDLDLDIFRRVYLPSSLAVEVLEENQRTVEQQLTSVRFATVEPQPKPTILGVLVVGNDPRQFVPCAYVQFLRIEGTELTDPIKDQKEIGGPLPDLLRILDETFQVHISVATNITAQPIEIRQPDYPIVALQQIGRNAILHRIYEGTNAPVRITWFSDRIEIQNPGGPFGQVNRQNFGQPGITDYRNPHLAEAMKNLGYVQRFGLGIQLARQQLQNNGNPPLEFTVEDAHVLVTLKRKP